A genomic window from Ursus arctos isolate Adak ecotype North America unplaced genomic scaffold, UrsArc2.0 scaffold_25, whole genome shotgun sequence includes:
- the TMEM63C gene encoding calcium permeable stress-gated cation channel 1, with protein sequence MAVPPGSLNAVEETQNMTVNECFNSRSTVLQGQPFGGIPTVLLLNIFLWVVIILVYSFLRKAAWDYGRLALLIHNDSLTSLIYGEQSEKTSPSDISLEMEHKDKGFYSWFFNTVTMKNEDLISKCGDDARIYITFQYHLIIFVLILCIPSLGIVLPINYTGTVLDWNSHFGRTTIVNVSIESKVLWLHSCFSFLYFLLNLVFMAHHCLGFVPKRSYKVTRTLMITYVPTDIQDPEIIIKHFHEAYPGCVVTRVHFCYDVRTLIELDDQRRHAMRGRLYYTAKAKKSGKMMIKVHPCSRLCFCKCWTCFKEVDAEQYYSELEEQLTDEFNAELNRVRLKRLDLIFVTFQDARMTKHIREDYKYIQCGVSPQQSSVSTVVKSYRWRVTLAPHPKDIIWKHLSVRRFHWWARFIAINTFLFFLFFFLTTPAIIINTIDMYNVTRPIEKLQSPVVTQFFPSLLLWAFTVIMPLIVYLSAFLEAHWTRSSQNLIIVNKCYIFLVFMVIILPSMGLTSLDVFFRWLFDIYYLEQASIRFQCVFLPDNGAFFVNYVITAALLGTGMELLRLGSLFLYSTRLFFSRSEPERVHIRKSQAMDFQYGREYAWMMNVFSVVIAYSITCPIIVPFGLLYLCMKHVTDRYNMYYSYAPTKLNEQIHMAAVYQAIFAPLLGLFWMLFFSILRLGTLHNITFFSLSTLIISMVIAFVSTLLGKLQGVSDYEPEEEMETVFDMEPSSTSSTPTSLMYVATVLQEPEMNLSPASSPARHTYGTMNRQPEDGEEESAVRGFAQELGSAQFQEGLELEGQSQYH encoded by the exons ATGGCTGTCCCGCCCGGCAGCCTGAACGCGGTGGAAGAGACTCAGAACATGACAGTGAACGAATGCTTCAATTCCCGGAGCACCGTCCTACAGGGGCAGCCCTTTGGGGGCATCCCCACCGTGCTGTTACTCAACATCTTCTTGTGGGTG GTCATCATTCTGGTTTACTCCTTCCTCCGGAAAGCTGCGTGGGACTACGGGCGCCTGGCTCTGCTGATACACAATGACAG CTTGACCTCTCTGATTTATGGGGAGCAGAGTGAGAAGACATCTCCCTCGGATATTTCCCTGGAGATGGAACACAAGGACAAG ggcTTCTATTCCTGGTTCTTCAACACCGTCACCATGAA GAACGAGGACCTGATCAGCAAGTGTGGAGACGACGCACGCATCTACATCACGTTCCAGTATCACCTCATCATCTTTGTGCTTATCCTCTGCATCCCCTCCCTGGGCATCGTCTTGCCCATCAACTACACCGGAACCGTTCTGG ATTGGAATAGCCACTTTGGTCGGACCACCATTGTCAATGTCTCCATAGA GAGTAAGGTCCTGTGGCTGCAtagctgcttctccttcctctactTCCTCCTCAACCTCGTCTTCATGGCTCATCACTGTCTAGGGTTTGTGCCCAAGAGGAGCTATAAG GTCACAAGGACACTAATGATCACCTATGTCCCCACGGACATCCAAGACCCAGAAATCATCATTAAGCATTTTCA TGAGGCCTATCCGGGGTGCGTAGTGACCAGAGTTCACTTCTGCTATGACGTCAGGACGCTGATCGAGTTGGATGATCAGAG GCGCCATGCAATGCGGGGCCGGCTCTACTACACTGCCAAGGCCAAGAAGAGTGGGAAGATGATGATCAAGGTCCACCCCTGCTCCCGCCTGTGCTTCTGCAAGTGCTGGACCTGCTTCAAAGAG GTAGACGCAGAGCAGTATTACAGTGAGCTGGAGGAGCAGCTGACCGATGAGTTCAACGCTGAGCTCAACCGCGTTCGGCTGAAGCGTCTGGACCTGATCTTTGTCACCTTCCAGGACGCCAGGATGACGAAGCA CATCCGGGAAGATTACAAGTATATCCAGTGCGGCGTGTCCCCCCAGCAGTCCTCCGTGAGCACCGTCGTCAAATCCTACCGCTGGAGGGTCACCCTGGCCCCACACCCTAAAGACATTATTTG GAAACACCTGTCCGTCCGCCGCTTCCATTGGTGGGCTCGCTTTATCGCGATCAacaccttcctcttcttcctcttcttcttcctcaccacacccgccatcatcatcaacaccatcgACATGTACAACGTCACCCGCCCCATTGAGAAGCTGCAG AGCCCAGTCGTAACCCAGttcttcccctccctgctgctctgggCATTTACGGTGATAATGCCTCTGATCGTCTACCTGTCCGCCTTCCTGGAGGCCCACTGGACCAG ATCAAGCCAGAATCTGATCATCGTAAACAAGTGCTACATCTTTCTGGTGTTCATGGTGATTATTCTGCCCTCTATGGGACTGACCAG tttggatgtctttttccGGTGGCTCTTTGACATCTACTACCTGGAGCAGGCGTCCATCAGGTTCCA GTGTGTGTTCCTGCCAGACAACGGCGCCTTCTTCGTCAACTACGTGATCACGGCGGCTTTGCTGGGCACGGGCATGGAGCTGTTGCGCCTGGGGTCCCTCTTCCTATATAGCACCCGCCTCTTCTTCTCCAGGTCGGAGCCAGAGAGAGTCCACATCAGAAAG AGCCAGGCCATGGACTTCCAGTACGGGCGCGAGTACGCGTGGATGATGAACGTCTTCAGCGTGGTGATAGCTTACAGCATCACCTGCCCTATCATCGTCCCTTTCG GGCTGCTGTACCTGTGCATGAAACACGTCACGGACCGTTACAACATGTACTACTCCTACGCGCCCACCAAGCTCAACGAGCAGATCCACATGGCTGCTGTCTACCAGGCCATTTTCGCCCCGCTCCTCGGTCTCTTCTGGATGCTCTTCTTCTCCATCCTGCGATTAG GTACTCTCCACAACATCACCTTCTTCTCCCTGTCCACGCTCATCATTTCCATGGTCATCGCCTTCGTTAGCACTCTTCTGGGGAAGCTCCAGGGGGTATCTGACTATGAG CCCGAGGAGGAGATGGAGACCGTGTTCGACATGGAGCCAAGCAGCACCTCCTCCACGCCCACCTCCCTT ATGTACGTGGCCACGGTGCTGCAGGAGCCGGAGATGAACCTGTCCCCCGCCTCCTCCCCCGCTCGGCACACCTACGGCACCATGAACAGACAGCCGGAGGACGGGGAAGAGGAGAGTGCTGTGAGGGGCTTTGCACAGGAGCTGGGCTCCGCCCAGTTCCAGGAAGGGCTGGAACTGGAGGGCCAGAGCCAGTACCACTGA